A region of Gracilinanus agilis isolate LMUSP501 chromosome 3, AgileGrace, whole genome shotgun sequence DNA encodes the following proteins:
- the EGLN2 gene encoding prolyl hydroxylase EGLN2 isoform X2 — protein sequence MDSPCQSDLLSRSLPQLPTVDAPGHSLAKMGLESYVSCPSQPSFHLSGPCEASAGPSSSGGGPLPPGAGIPSAAASPMPEGRSGQGGGELRPLQSEGAAVLITKECPLLVARGAQPEAPKRKRVESGGDAPPSKRRWAEEGSETPVQREAVVTAAERLAVDYIVPCMRCYGICVKDGFLGAALGSRVLAEVEALNRDGRFRDGQLVSQRAIPSRSIRGDQIAWVEGREPGCESIGALMAHVDEVILHCAGRLGSYVINGRTKAMVACYPGNGLGYVRHVDNPHGDGRCITCIYYLNQNWDIKTHGGLLQIFPEGRPVVANIEPLFDRLLIFWSDRRNPHEVKPAYATRCALAHLLFHLQGPLRLVLNSSTLGLGAHPCCGDGKLSSPTWGPV from the exons ATGGACAGCCCATGCCAATCCGACCTCCTGAGCAGGAGTCTCCCCCAGCTGCCCACTGTGGACGCTCCTGGGCACAGCCTTGCCAAGATGGGCTTGGAGAGCTATGTGTCCTGTCCTTCGCAGCCCTCCTTCCACTTGTCTGGTCCTTGTGAGGCCTCAGCCGGCCCCAGCAGCAGCGGGGGTGGACCTCTGCCCCCAGGAGCTGGCATCCCCTCAGCTGCAGCCAGCCCCATGCCAGAGGGGCGCAGCGGGCAGGGTGGAGGGGAGCTGCGGCCCCTGCAGAGTGAGGGGGCCGCTGTGCTCATCACTAAGGAGTGCCCACTGCTGGTTGCTCGGGGGGCCCAGCCCGAGGCCCCCAAGCGGAAGCGGGTGGAGAGCGGTGGTGATGCTCCTCCCAGCAAGCGGCGCTGGGCAGAGGAGGGCAGTGAAACGCCAGTCCAGAGGGAGGCTGTGGTCACCGCTGCTGAGCGGCTGGCTGTGGACTACATCGTGCCCTGCATGCGCTGCTATGGCATCTGTGTGAAGGATGGTTTCCTTGGGGCAGCCTTGGGCAGCCGAGTGCTGGCAGAGGTGGAGGCCTTGAACCGAGATGGGCGTTTTCGGGACGGACAGCTTGTGAGCCAGAGGGCTATCCCCTCGCGCAGTATCCGGGGAGACCAGATTGCCTGGGTGGAGGGGCGTGAGCCTGGCTGTGAGAGTATCGGGGCCCTGATGGCCCACGTGGATGAGGTGATTCTCCACTGTGCTGGCCGCCTGGGCAGCTACGTCATCAATGGCCGGACCAAG GCCATGGTGGCTTGTTACCCCGGCAACGGGCTGGGCTATGTGCGGCATGTGGACAACCCCCACGGAGATGGGCGCTGTATCACCTGTATCTATTACCTGAACCAGAACTGGGACATCAAG acACACGGCGGCTTGCTGCAGATCTTTCCAGAGGGCCGGCCAGTGGTGGCCAACATCGAGCCTCTGTTTGACCGGCTCCTGATCTTCTGGTCCGACCGCAGAAACCCTCACGAGGTGAAGCCAGCCTATGCCACCAGGTGCGCCCTTGCCCACCTTCTCTTTCACCTCCAGGGGCCACTGAG atTGGTCCTTAACAGCTCGACTTTGGGTTTGGGGGCTCATCCCTGCTGTGGGGATGGGAAGCTCAGCAGCCCCACTTGGGGTCCTGTTTAG
- the LOC123240879 gene encoding cytochrome P450 2F2-like, with product MVPELHCTGLVAAEKLSKVEANPDEEKNSGKKARSLTLHLLPLFPPDSSSPFHLLSNALSNVICAVVFGQRYEYDDPDFKTLLDMLNNNFKLIGSQWGQMYDMYPSVMDWVPGPHHQIFHNFELLRAFIYDQIWKHQKTRKQGEPRDFIDCYLDQIDKDKQDPWSHFHMDTLMMTTHDLFFGGNETTSPTLRYALLILLKYPEVTKKVQEELDRVVGRDRAPRLEDKTNLPYTNAVLHEIQRLISILPMDLPRAVTEDTIFRGYFLPKGTHIIPLLVSANRDSIQFKDPQSFDPTNFLDEKGAFRPNKAFTPFAIGKRVCLGAGLARMKIFLFLTTILQRFTLSTAEKPENIDLTPQFTSLGKVPPPFELRVLAR from the exons ATGGTCCCAGAACTTCATTGCACTGGGCTGGTGGCAGCTGAGAAGCTGTCCAAGGTGGAAGCAAATCCAG ACGAGGAAAAGAACTCGGGAAAGAAGGCCCGGAGCCTTACCCTCCACCTCCTTCCTCTATTTCCTCCAGATTCCTCTAGCCCCTTCCATCTCCTAAGCAATGCCCTGTCCAATGTCATCTGCGCAGTGGTGTTTGGGCAGCGCTACGAGTATGATGATCCCGATTTCAAGACTCTGCTGGATATGCTGAATAACAATTTCAAGCTCATTGGTTCCCAGTGGGGCCAG ATGTACGACATGTACCCCTCCGTCATGGATTGGGTTCCTGGTCCCCATCACCAAATCTTCCACAACTTTGAGTTGCTTCGGGCCTTCATCTATGACCAGATATGGAAACACCAGAAAACCAGGAAGCAAGGAGAGCCTCGGGACTTCATTGACTGTTACCTAGACCAGATAGACAAG GACAAGCAAGACCCCTGGAGTCACTTCCACATGGACACACTGATGATGACAACCCACGATCTCTTTTTTGGGGGCAATGAGACAACAAGCCCAACACTCCGCTATGCACTGCTGATCTTGCTCAAGTATCCTGAAGTGACAA AAAAAGTCCAAGAAGAGTTAGATCGTGTAGTGGGTCGGGACAGGGCTCCTCGACTGGAAGACAAAACCAACCTGCCCTATACCAACGCAGTCCTGCACGAGATCCAGAGATTGATCAGCATCTTACCCATGGACCTGCCCCGAGCGGTCACCGAGGACACCATTTTTCGTGGTTACTTCCTGCCCAAG GGAACCCACATCATCCCACTCTTGGTCTCTGCAAACCGGGACTCAATCCAGTTCAAGGACCCACAAAGCTTTGACCCAACCAACTTCTTGGATGAGAAAGGGGCTTTCCGACCAAACAAGGCCTTCACACCCTTCGCTATAG GGAAGCGTGTCTGCCTCGGGGCAGGTCTAGCCCGAATGAAgatctttctcttcctcaccaCCATCCTCCAACGCTTCACACTCAGCACAGCGGAGAAACCAGAGAACATCGACCTGACCCCCCAGTTCACAAGCCTGGGAAAAGTCCCCCCGCCCTTCGAGCTCCGCGTGCTGGCCCGCTGA
- the EGLN2 gene encoding prolyl hydroxylase EGLN2 isoform X1: MDSPCQSDLLSRSLPQLPTVDAPGHSLAKMGLESYVSCPSQPSFHLSGPCEASAGPSSSGGGPLPPGAGIPSAAASPMPEGRSGQGGGELRPLQSEGAAVLITKECPLLVARGAQPEAPKRKRVESGGDAPPSKRRWAEEGSETPVQREAVVTAAERLAVDYIVPCMRCYGICVKDGFLGAALGSRVLAEVEALNRDGRFRDGQLVSQRAIPSRSIRGDQIAWVEGREPGCESIGALMAHVDEVILHCAGRLGSYVINGRTKAMVACYPGNGLGYVRHVDNPHGDGRCITCIYYLNQNWDIKTHGGLLQIFPEGRPVVANIEPLFDRLLIFWSDRRNPHEVKPAYATRYAITVWYFDAKERAAAKDKYQLGTCYLGHPLGTLMPSSYFLPAQTPDPHPRDSILGPFVSSPSWPTKVVPGLCSGCSPCPAPPPPFPPFPSD; the protein is encoded by the exons ATGGACAGCCCATGCCAATCCGACCTCCTGAGCAGGAGTCTCCCCCAGCTGCCCACTGTGGACGCTCCTGGGCACAGCCTTGCCAAGATGGGCTTGGAGAGCTATGTGTCCTGTCCTTCGCAGCCCTCCTTCCACTTGTCTGGTCCTTGTGAGGCCTCAGCCGGCCCCAGCAGCAGCGGGGGTGGACCTCTGCCCCCAGGAGCTGGCATCCCCTCAGCTGCAGCCAGCCCCATGCCAGAGGGGCGCAGCGGGCAGGGTGGAGGGGAGCTGCGGCCCCTGCAGAGTGAGGGGGCCGCTGTGCTCATCACTAAGGAGTGCCCACTGCTGGTTGCTCGGGGGGCCCAGCCCGAGGCCCCCAAGCGGAAGCGGGTGGAGAGCGGTGGTGATGCTCCTCCCAGCAAGCGGCGCTGGGCAGAGGAGGGCAGTGAAACGCCAGTCCAGAGGGAGGCTGTGGTCACCGCTGCTGAGCGGCTGGCTGTGGACTACATCGTGCCCTGCATGCGCTGCTATGGCATCTGTGTGAAGGATGGTTTCCTTGGGGCAGCCTTGGGCAGCCGAGTGCTGGCAGAGGTGGAGGCCTTGAACCGAGATGGGCGTTTTCGGGACGGACAGCTTGTGAGCCAGAGGGCTATCCCCTCGCGCAGTATCCGGGGAGACCAGATTGCCTGGGTGGAGGGGCGTGAGCCTGGCTGTGAGAGTATCGGGGCCCTGATGGCCCACGTGGATGAGGTGATTCTCCACTGTGCTGGCCGCCTGGGCAGCTACGTCATCAATGGCCGGACCAAG GCCATGGTGGCTTGTTACCCCGGCAACGGGCTGGGCTATGTGCGGCATGTGGACAACCCCCACGGAGATGGGCGCTGTATCACCTGTATCTATTACCTGAACCAGAACTGGGACATCAAG acACACGGCGGCTTGCTGCAGATCTTTCCAGAGGGCCGGCCAGTGGTGGCCAACATCGAGCCTCTGTTTGACCGGCTCCTGATCTTCTGGTCCGACCGCAGAAACCCTCACGAGGTGAAGCCAGCCTATGCCACCAG GTACGCCATCACTGTCTGGTATTTTGATGCCAAGGAGCGGGCTGCAGCAAAGGACAAGTATCAGCTAGGTACCTGCTATCTTGGTCATCCCCTGGGGACCCTGATGCCTTCTTCCTATTTTCTCCCAGCCCAAACCCCTGACCCCCACCCACGTGACTCCATCCTCGGCCCCTTTGTGTCATCTCCCAGCTGGCCCACCAAAGTCGTTCCTGGCCTCTGTTCAGGCTGTTCCCCATGtccagcccccccaccccccttccctcccttcccctctgatTAG
- the EGLN2 gene encoding prolyl hydroxylase EGLN2 isoform X3 — protein sequence MDSPCQSDLLSRSLPQLPTVDAPGHSLAKMGLESYVSCPSQPSFHLSGPCEASAGPSSSGGGPLPPGAGIPSAAASPMPEGRSGQGGGELRPLQSEGAAVLITKECPLLVARGAQPEAPKRKRVESGGDAPPSKRRWAEEGSETPVQREAVVTAAERLAVDYIVPCMRCYGICVKDGFLGAALGSRVLAEVEALNRDGRFRDGQLVSQRAIPSRSIRGDQIAWVEGREPGCESIGALMAHVDEVILHCAGRLGSYVINGRTKAMVACYPGNGLGYVRHVDNPHGDGRCITCIYYLNQNWDIKTHGGLLQIFPEGRPVVANIEPLFDRLLIFWSDRRNPHEVKPAYATRYAITVWYFDAKERAAAKDKYQLASGQKGIQVPVSQPSQPT from the exons ATGGACAGCCCATGCCAATCCGACCTCCTGAGCAGGAGTCTCCCCCAGCTGCCCACTGTGGACGCTCCTGGGCACAGCCTTGCCAAGATGGGCTTGGAGAGCTATGTGTCCTGTCCTTCGCAGCCCTCCTTCCACTTGTCTGGTCCTTGTGAGGCCTCAGCCGGCCCCAGCAGCAGCGGGGGTGGACCTCTGCCCCCAGGAGCTGGCATCCCCTCAGCTGCAGCCAGCCCCATGCCAGAGGGGCGCAGCGGGCAGGGTGGAGGGGAGCTGCGGCCCCTGCAGAGTGAGGGGGCCGCTGTGCTCATCACTAAGGAGTGCCCACTGCTGGTTGCTCGGGGGGCCCAGCCCGAGGCCCCCAAGCGGAAGCGGGTGGAGAGCGGTGGTGATGCTCCTCCCAGCAAGCGGCGCTGGGCAGAGGAGGGCAGTGAAACGCCAGTCCAGAGGGAGGCTGTGGTCACCGCTGCTGAGCGGCTGGCTGTGGACTACATCGTGCCCTGCATGCGCTGCTATGGCATCTGTGTGAAGGATGGTTTCCTTGGGGCAGCCTTGGGCAGCCGAGTGCTGGCAGAGGTGGAGGCCTTGAACCGAGATGGGCGTTTTCGGGACGGACAGCTTGTGAGCCAGAGGGCTATCCCCTCGCGCAGTATCCGGGGAGACCAGATTGCCTGGGTGGAGGGGCGTGAGCCTGGCTGTGAGAGTATCGGGGCCCTGATGGCCCACGTGGATGAGGTGATTCTCCACTGTGCTGGCCGCCTGGGCAGCTACGTCATCAATGGCCGGACCAAG GCCATGGTGGCTTGTTACCCCGGCAACGGGCTGGGCTATGTGCGGCATGTGGACAACCCCCACGGAGATGGGCGCTGTATCACCTGTATCTATTACCTGAACCAGAACTGGGACATCAAG acACACGGCGGCTTGCTGCAGATCTTTCCAGAGGGCCGGCCAGTGGTGGCCAACATCGAGCCTCTGTTTGACCGGCTCCTGATCTTCTGGTCCGACCGCAGAAACCCTCACGAGGTGAAGCCAGCCTATGCCACCAG GTACGCCATCACTGTCTGGTATTTTGATGCCAAGGAGCGGGCTGCAGCAAAGGACAAGTATCAGCTAG CATCAGGCCAGAAGGGCATTCAAGTGCCAGTGTCCCAGCCAAGCCAGCCCACTTAG